In the genome of Nonomuraea sp. NBC_00507, the window CGGTCCGCTTCGCCGAGCTCGGCTACGACATCCTGCTGGAGAAGCCGATGGCGGTCTCCGAGGACGACTGCCGGGCGATCGTGGTGGCCGCCGAGCGGTCCGGCGCGGTCTTCGCGGTCTGCCACGTGCTGCGCTACACGCCGTACACGCGGGCGTTGAAGGCGCTGCTCGACGCCGGCCGGATCGGCGAGATCGTCAGCATCCAGCACCTGGAGCCGGTCGGGTGGTGGCACCAGGCGCACTCGTACGTGCGGGGCAGCTGGCGGCGTACGGACGAATCCACGTTCATGCTGCTCGCCAAGTCCTGCCACGACCTCGACTGGCTGGTCCACCTGACCGGCAAGCAGGTCACCCGCGTCTCCTCGTTCGGCGGGCTCCAGCACTTCCGCCCCGAGAACCGGCCCGCCGGCGCGGCCGACCGCTGCCTGGACTGCGTGGTCGAGCCCAGCTGCCCGTACTCCGCCAAGCGCATCTACCTGCCGCTGACCGGGCGCGCGGTGTGGCCGCTGTCGGTGCTCACCGACGACGTCACCGAGGAGGGAGTGCTGGCGGCGCTCAGGACCGGCCCGTACGGCAGGTGCGTGTACGCCTGCGACAACGATGTGGTCGACCACCAGGTGGTGAACATGGAGTTCGAGGGCGGCGCGACCGCGTCGTTCACCATGACGGCCTTCACCCCGTCGCTGCACCGGCAGACGCGGATCTTCGGCACCCGAGGGTGGATCGAGGGCGACGGCGACCGCCTGAACGTCTTCGACTTCGTCACCGGCCGGTCCGAGATCGTCGAGACCCGCCCCACAGGGGACGCGACGGCCAGGGGCGGCCATGGGGGCGGTGACGAGGCACTGGTGGAGGCGTTCCTGACCGCGGTCGCCACGAGAGACCGCGCGCCGATTCTCTCCTCGCCGGCCGAGAGCCTGCACAGCCACCTCATCGCCTGGGCCGCCGAGAGGTCGCGGCTGCACGGCGAAACCGTATCCCTGGAAGGAACCCCCCGATGAAGGCACGCCCGATCACGCTGCGCGGCAGGGCCGTCACTGGCCGGAGATGGCGCCGGTCGGGCCTTCCGACGGCTCCGTGGGGTCGGGGCCCGACTGGCCCTGGAGCCCGACGACGATCAGCACCGAGGTTCCCGGCGCCGCGCAGGTGCCTGGCGGGACGCTCTGGCTGAGGATCATCCCCACACGTGACTCGTCCTCCACGACCTGGCCTTGGAACCGCGCCCGGAACCCGGCCGCCGCCAGCGCGCCCTGCCCTTCCTCTCGGCTCTTGCCCACGACGGACGGTACGGCGGCGCCTCTGCGAGCCACCGTGAGCGCGACCGGGGTGCCGCCTGCCACCCGCTTTCCGGCCTGGGGTTGCGTGCTGAGCACCTGCCCGTTCGGCTGGTCGGAGCAGGCACGGGTGACGGTGCCGACGGCGAGGCCGGCACCGGTCAGGGCGGACTCGGCGGCCCTGCGCTGAAGGCCGGCGACGGAGGGCACGGCCAGCCCCGCCGACACCTGGAGCGTGACAGTGCTGCCCTTGGGCACGGCCGAGCCGGAGGCGGGTTTACTGCTCAGCACCTGGCCGATCTTCTGTGGCGAGTCGACCTGGGTCACCGTCCCGGCCACCAGTCCCGCCTGTTTGATGGCTTTGATCGCCTTGGCACGATCCAGGCCGGCCAGCTCAGGGACGGGGACCGTCACCGGCGGCGCCACTGAGGAGTCGACAGGCGGCTTGCGGGCCTCCTGCGTTTCC includes:
- a CDS encoding Gfo/Idh/MocA family protein — encoded protein: MVTLAVVGAGSRGTGYARHAVGTGRARVVAVADPLDSRRERFPKATHYADWRELAALPRQADAVIIATQDRDHVEPAVRFAELGYDILLEKPMAVSEDDCRAIVVAAERSGAVFAVCHVLRYTPYTRALKALLDAGRIGEIVSIQHLEPVGWWHQAHSYVRGSWRRTDESTFMLLAKSCHDLDWLVHLTGKQVTRVSSFGGLQHFRPENRPAGAADRCLDCVVEPSCPYSAKRIYLPLTGRAVWPLSVLTDDVTEEGVLAALRTGPYGRCVYACDNDVVDHQVVNMEFEGGATASFTMTAFTPSLHRQTRIFGTRGWIEGDGDRLNVFDFVTGRSEIVETRPTGDATARGGHGGGDEALVEAFLTAVATRDRAPILSSPAESLHSHLIAWAAERSRLHGETVSLEGTPR